A DNA window from Rhinolophus sinicus isolate RSC01 linkage group LG10, ASM3656204v1, whole genome shotgun sequence contains the following coding sequences:
- the SACM1L gene encoding phosphatidylinositol-3-phosphatase SAC1 yields the protein MAATTYERLKLHITPEKFYVEACDDGADDVLIIDRVSTEVTLAVKKDIPPSAVTRPIFGILGTIHLVAGNYLIVITKKTKIGEFFNHVIWKATDFDVLSYKKTMLHLTDIQLQDNKTFLGMINHVLSVDGFYFSTTYDLTHTLQRLSNTSPEFQEMSLLERADQRFVWNCHLLRELSAQPEVHRFAIPVLHGFITMHSCSINGKYFDWILISRRSCFRAGVRYYVRGIDSEGHAANFVETEQIVHYNGSQASFVQTRGSIPVFWSQRPNLKYKPRPQINKVANHMDGFQRHFDSQIIIYGKQVIINLVNQKGSEKPLEQAFATMVSSLGSGMIRYVAFDFHKECKNMRWDRLGILLDQVAEMQDELSYFLVDASGNVVTSQEGVFRSNCMDCLDRTNVIQSLLARRSLQAQLQRLGVLHVGQKIEEQDEFEKIYKNAWADNANACAKQYAGTGALKTDFTRTGKRTQLGLIKDGWNSLIRYYKNNFSDGFRQDSIDLFLGNYSVDELESHSPLSVPRDLKFLALPIIMVVAFSMCIICLLMAGDTWTETLAYVLFWGVASIGTFLIILYNGKDFVDAPRLVQKEKID from the exons GCATATCACACCTGAAAAATTTTATGTGGAAGCTTGTGATGATGGAGCAGATGATGTCCTTATCATCGACCGTGTGTCCACAGAGGTTACCCTCGCAG tcaAGAAAGATATTCCTCCTTCAGCTGTCACAAGACCAATATTTGGTATACTGGGCACAATCCATCTGGTGGCAG GAAATTATCTAATTGTcattaccaaaaagacaaaaataggtgAATTTTTCAATCATGTAATCTGGAAAGCAACAGATTTTGATGTCCTTTCTTATAAGAAGACCATGTTGCACTTAACTGATATTCAG TTACAAGATAATAAAACCTTCCTAGGAATGATAAACCATGTCTTGAGTGTGGATGGGTTTTACTTTTCAACCACATATGATTTGACCCACACTTTGCAGCGGCTGTCCAACACTAGTCCAGAATTTCAAGAAATGAGTCTCTTAGAAAGG GCAGATCAGCGATTTGTGTGGAATTGTCATCTTCTAAGAGAACTttctgctcagccagag GTCCATCGGTTTGCTATTCCAGTATTACATGGCT TTATTACTATGCACTCATGTTCTATTAATGGGAAATACTTTGATTGGATTCTCATCTCAAGGAGGAGTTGCTTCAGAGCTGGTGTGCGCTATTATGTAAGAG GAATTGATTCTGAAGGCCATGCAGCTAACTTTGTAGAAACAGAACAAATTGTGCATTACAATGGGAGCCAGGCTTCGTTTGTGCAG actaGAGGATCAATACCAGTTTTCTGGTCTCAAAGACCAAACCTCAAGTACAAACCACGGCCACAGATCAACAAAGTAGCAAATCAT ATGGATGGTTTCCAAAGGCATTTTGACtcacaaataattatttatggaaAACAAGTCATAATCAATCTG gTTAACCAGAAGGGCTCAGAGAAGCCGCTTGAACAGGCATTTGCAACAATGGTGTCTTCCTTGGGAAGTGGAATGATCAG ATATGTTGCCTTCGACTTTCATAAGGAATGTAAAAATATGAGATGGGATCGACTAGGTATTTTATTGGATCAGGTGGCAGAAATGCAAGATGAATTAAG ttattttctaGTGGACGCTTCTGGCAACGTGGTGACAAGCCAGGAGGGCGTGTTCCGGAGCAACTGCATGGACTGTCTGGACAGGACCAACGTGATCCAGAGTCTGCTCGCGCGGCGCTCGCTGCAGGCCCAGCTGCAG AGACTGGGAGTTTTGCATGTGGGGCAGAAGATTGAAGAACAAGATGAATTTGAGAAGATTTACAAAAATG CCTGGGCTGACAACGCAAATGCTTGTGCCAAACAGTATGCAGGAACTGGTGCCTTGAAGACTGACTTTACCAG AACCGGGAAGAGAACTCAGTTGGGACTTATAAAGGATGGTTGGAACTCACTAATACGGTATTACAAGAACAACTTTTCTGACGGATTTAGACAA GATTCCATAGACTTATTTCTTGGGAACTATTCAGTGGATGAATTAGAATCTCACAGTCCTTTAAGTGTTCCAAGGGATTTGAAATTCCTGGCT TTGCCTATCATCATGGTGGTTGCCTTCTCAATGTGCATTATCTGTCTGCTTATGGCCG